tacgaggcgctttTGGCTAGCCTACGTTTGGCCAAAGAATTAAAGGTAACCTATTTGCACATTTTTAGCGACTTACAtctggtagtgtttcaggtgaaaggTGAGCACCAAGCAAGAGGACCCAAGATGGTGGCTTACCTAACTGAGGTGAGAGAGCACTTGGACCATCTGAAGGGTTATACCATTGAACGAATCCCGCGGGAGAAAAATACCAATGTGGATGCCCTCACCAAGCTCGCCTCCACCAAGGATGGAGACCTCCTCGAGTATGTATATGTTGAATACCTGTCCAAACCAAGCATCACTGAAGAGAAAGTCCTGATGATCAAGACCCAAGAAGGATCCTAGATGGACCCGATCAAAAAGTATTTCCAAGACAGAACCTTACCAGCAGATAAGAATGATGCTCAGAGACTGTTGTACAAAATTGATCGATACACCTTGATTGAGGGGGCTCTGTACAAGAGGGGAATCTCTATCCAACTCCTACGGTGTGTTGATGAAGAAGAAGCTCGAAGGGTTCTTTATGAAATAGAAAAAGGAGAGTGTGGAAACCACACAAGTGGACAATCAATGGCTAGAAAGGCCACCAAGAAATTGTATTATTTGCTCACGATGGAGAAGGATGCTACCTACTTCACATGCAAGTGCGACAGATCCTAACGACATGCATACTACCCTAGAAAGCCTCCCAATGAGTTAACAAACATGACAAGCATCTGAAAATTTACGTTGTGGGGGATCGAGTTCATTGGGGCATTACCCCCAGGATGGGGTAGAGCAAGATATGCAGTAGCGACGATacactacttcaccaagtgggtggaAGAAAAGCCCTTTACAAACATCACCGGCAAGTAGATTGTTTCCTTTGTCAAAAAATTTATTGTCTGTATGTAAGGGGTGTCATACAAAATCACATATGATAATGGCACCCAATTCGAGGGAGGCCCATGTGAGGCTTATTGTGAAGAAAAAGGCATAAGGAGGAGTATCTCGGTCATGGTGCACCCttaggccaatgggcaagttgaggCCATAAACAAGGTCCTCAAGAAGAATCTCAAGACCAAGTTGGAAAAGCTGAAAAGAGCATGGGTGGAAGAGCTGCCCAATGTGTTTTGGGCTTACAGAGCCACACCTTGCACTACCACGAGAGAAACCTCATTTTCTTTGGCCTACAGGTGTGAAGTCGTACTCCTAATAGAAATTAAGGCAAATTCTTTCAGGGTCTATTCCTATGAAGAACAAGCCAACCATGAGGTGATGGATGAGAATTTAGACCTATTAGAAGAAATGAAGGAAAATGTACAACTGAGAGCAGCAATGTACTAGCAGCGAGCTGTCCGATACTACAACTCAAGGGTACACGAAGGAGCTTTCAGGGATGGAGACCTAGTGCTCCTAAAAGTTCTCCCCAACACCCAAGATCAAGGATCCAGAGTCCTGGgagcaaactgggaaggaccctacatAGTCTCCCAAGTAGTTCCCCCCAACACCTACAAGCTGCCATGCCTTGACGACATAGTTGTCCCTCGTGCTTGGAACGTCGAgcacctaaaaaaaaaaaaactttcagtGAAGTTTCTCACCTTTAGCACGACAAATCAAAGAGATTTCCCTAGTTAGCCTCCATTTATGTAGTAGGAGTCAGTTATGTTCTAGCTTATTATGTAATGAATCAAAAAAGTCGCCCGAGTTGGCTTCCTAGTGTGGTGAAATTTCGTTATTTAACAACTTTGAGTGTCACTGGAACATTGAGTATTTAATTCACTTGTTATACCATTCACACTCAAAGCACTTATCCAATTCACGCACCCTCATTGCCAATTGAAATGGCTAAAAGCATGTGTAAATAAGTACTAGCCAAAAGTGCTTAGCCAAATGAATAtggccaaccacttggggggcaagaGACTAACATAaaaatgtatgtatatatatatatatgtatactaaaGAGATGAGGCCCCTGTGTACGGACCACGACAAATGCCTCTTAAATttgtaaggattagctacccttatagacCTCAAGAGGACCAGCAGATCCCATAGGCCTCATAGCCCTTggcaaaaaataaaaaaggaaccCCACGAAAGGTACTTAACATAAGTCTAGAACGACTAAAGTCGACTAGCCAGAAAAATAAGAGAGGAACCCCAGCGAAGGGCCCTTAACATAACTATACATCGATTAAAATCAACTAGCCAGAAAGAGTCTAAAAAAAtatgcttgcaaaaatagtactatgcttaacaacgagaaggacgcttcttgaataaaaataaaaagtgtgtgcataaaaataaaaaggagtGGCCAAAGCCCAAAGGGCTAACACACCCTTAATAAAAACAATTTAGCCACACAAAAGTTTCCATAAAAACAAGAGAAATCGTGTAAGATCCTCACAAAAGAATAACTTATAAAATGTTCTCACAAAAAAAGGAATCACAAAAgttctcacaaaaaaaaaaaagaaaaggactTGGAAAGTTCCTCACTAAACATAAAAGACTTGCAGAAACCTCTCAGGAAAAATAAGATGAATGACAATACAACCAAATCTAAAGACTAAATAAAAGCATGAGGCATTAAAACTTTCATGAACAATCAGTCTGCTCTCAAGCCACCACACCTAGGAGAGAATGACTTCCTGTTGGTATCCCATTCAGCACCAAGCTGGCCGCCTCTTCCCCAAAGTTAGAGAAATCAAAGTTCGGGTCAATGTTCCATACCGTAAAAAGAAGATTCTCTGTGGCTTCATCCTCAATCTTCATTTGAACGGCCTCCAGCGAGCCCACCTTTGCTACCAACGAAGAAATTGTAGTCTTCAAGGAACCAGCTTCCTCACCTTGAACTCGAGAACCAAACTCTAGGGAAGCTAGTTTGGCAATGAGAAGCTATTTCTCCTCAATGATAGTAGATAGCTTGATCTCAGCAGTGTTTTTCTCGCGAGCTATCCCAGCAAGCTCTCCCTCGTGGTCTTGGACCTGAAGTTCAAGTCTATCCATATTTGCTTTGGCCCAAATGAGATCACCCCTCAAAGCCTTGAGCTCTGATTTCAAGAGAGACACTTTAGTCTCAGAAGAAGCTAGACGGTGAGTAGCAATCAAActctgtataaaaaaaaaaaaagatacaagCAGTGGTAAAAAAGGGGTTAGCACAAATGAAAAAGAAGCAACCAAACATGCAAAGGGACAAGTATTAAAAGGCTCACTTGAGTAGCCGAATTCAAGAGAACCTCACTCAGGTCATCCTTAGTCGAGTCCAAAATGCCCCTCCACTCGACCTTGGAAAACCCATCCACCTTGCGAATGAATGCCTCCCCATGATGGGTAGCCAAAGAATGTATCCATGAGTGGGATTTTTTCACCTGATCAATTGACTTGGAAAAATGAGCAGGACCTCTCTCTGATGTGAGGGAGAAGGAGTAGATCTAAAATCCCTCACCTCGGATGAAGAGTGAACACAAAAGCGAGGACCAACTAGAGGTGGAAGACTATCCTTGTCAGACTGAGAAGAGTGAGGAAACACTGGATCCTATGACAAAGTCAGGAGAGGACCAGTCGAGAGTGGGAAAGCATAGAAAAGTGCCTCTTCAACTAAGTAGGAGGCGGAGGCCTAGGAAGCACAGCAGGAGACGCGTTCTTAGCAGAGGCTGATTCTGGGATACGAATAATGCAGGATGACGAAGGACCACCGTTGTCCTTTGGAACAGCCTCGGGGCTACCAATATCGACCTCGCAAACCTTCCCATTAGGAAGTGGCAGGAGAAAAGCAGGCTGGCTTTCTGAAAGTAGGCCATACTTGCGAAGGTTAGCCTCGGTAAAGAAGATCTTAGTCGCTTATCCGAATCAGGCAATTGAATGATGTCCCTAATAAAATCGAGAGCATCCTCTTCAAACTTATGGGAATTCCTAACACTTGAAATAGAAAAGGGAAAAATGGGGTGAAGAGTTGTATATGTGGAGACGCTCCCAGTAAAAAAGAAACTTTGCTTCCAACTCCATGGGTTGGAGATGGACCTAACCACGAAGTCCTTCTCCTCAAAGGCTTTCCAAAGATAATAAAAGCCAAGACTACTAGGGACCTTCTTGAGATTGTACATGTAGTGTATCTCTTGAGGTGAGGGCACCTGCTCGAACCTCTTTCGATACAGGATGAACAAGCATCATAAAGTGATCCAGGCATCAGGAGCCAACTGGAAATAAGCATTGTTGAAATAGTTCAACACGTCAACAAAAAAAGAATGCAGCGGGAGAGCTCCTCCGGACCTGAGGATAAACTCGCTGAAAGCCATTGTCTTAGGAGGAGGAGTATAAGCGCAACATCGCTTGGTAGGAGGGATGTCGCGAATAGGAGGCACAAGCTTGTAATTTTGCACCACGTCAGTTAGCTTCAGCGCATCCATCTGGGAGATGATGGAAGGAGCGACGAAGGGAGGATCTGACTGGTGGATGGGAGAGGTCACCTTCTTCAACTTCTTAGACATATTTGAAATACAAGAAGTTAAACGAGAAGTTAGTTTAAAAACGGACCTTTTCCAATGCCACTTCCTTCTGCCCGCCCGAGTCTTCTTTCGAATAGAGCACGGGGCGACATCAGTGGAACATccatcataaaaatatatagGCCTAGGGGGCAAACCCCCATCCAAGTAGGAAATCTTGACTTTGCCGAGCAGTACAACGTCTCATAACTAGACGACAGAGGCCTCAGAAGAGGAAAGGGCGTCCGACAGCCCACCATGAAGGACGGAGTCAAGCATGCTTTCTAAGTCCCAAACCTTGCTCCTAAGATGCACTAACGTTCCTAGAGTTCCATGTCCTTGTATTATTTTCGCTAAGTCATGCTCAAAATCTACGGATGAGAGCTCAATAGGCACGACACCAGGAGGGTGTGTGGGGGGGTGAATTTGAGTGGGAGATGAACTCCTAGAGGTGTCTTTGATGGAACAATTggtcacacacacacacatagatatatatatatatataacgaaAATGTAAGTACAAGTGAAAATGAAGGAAACTTACCACCTCTTGGAAAGGATAATAACACCTAACCACTGAgctaagtaaaaaaaaatggagTGTGGGTAAACGGTAAAAAAGAGTGGGTTTATATAGAGCAACCCGATCACTCCCAACCGTTTGATCAAAACACAATCCAAGGGTGAAAAAAGAGAGATGATATGACTACCTTTTTGGAAAAGGTGCATAGGGATTTGTGCCACTTAATAAAGAATCCTCATTGGTTAATTTAGTATTACACTAAAAAGTGTAGGATTTCAAACTAAGGAAAGAGAAGAGCCATGGAAACTTCCCATCTCAAACTTAGTTTAAATCAAAGTACCACCCCAAAGATCACAAGGCATCACCTCCATGGGCTAGCATTTTTCCTGCGATAAAGCATCACCAACAATCTACAAGAAGATGCGAGATACCTCCTTATAGATAAGGGGGAAAGTGTGAGCATGGAAAAAAGACAAGAGAAGCAATACAAGACGCAAATACCCAAGAGGTGCATTGAAGAAACGGAGGAGGCACGAGGACCAAACTCACACCTCCTAGGACCCAAGGGGCGAGCTAAGGGGGTGAGCTCACCCAGGGGGCGATTTGGGAGggagtggggggggggggggggggggggcaagctCACAGCCCCTTGAAGCCCAATGCACAGGTTCGACCCCTCCCAGGACCATGAAACGTGTGTAAGACAACCTAGAAGCTAAGGAGATGGTTTAAAGGGCCTTAACAACCTTGGAATACCAACTTAAGACCATCACTAACCTTGAAAGGAAATAAGCTCAAAGAGTCCCTATAGCCTGGAGGCAAAGTAACTACTCAACCTCGAGATATAAACACCTTGCGCTCAAACTCTCAAGGGCCTATCAAGGCATGGGCAAAGAGGAGGTACGAGAAAGGCCTAGGTAGTACAAAGTACGAACTAGGGATGGCCATCAGGAGAGTAGTGGCCATACTAAATCAGAAAGGTAGTGGTTGTACTAAGTCAGAAAGGTAGTGATCTTACAAGATCTGAAAGATAGTGGTTGTACAAAGTACTAGAAGGAGGGGCACCTCCTCCCACTCCTCCGACAGAAGTTAGGCCCGACATGCTTGAAGCTCGACACCACTAacacttgctccatgatcctttGAGGTGTCACATAGTACTACCAACTCTTTGTCCCCTTGGGACCATTTTTGtactaagagccattagagctcccctGTAAATAGGGCCTCCCGTAACCATTTTGTGGGGGTTGAAAAACCCATTGTATTCAAAGAAAATTGAGCAATACAAACACTATTTCTTTGCAACTTCATTTTATTGTCTGAGTTCTATTTCACATTCTTCTAAGTTTAATGATTGTTTACTAAACTTTGAGTTTTTTGATCTAAGTTTTGTTGACgagttttcaccgtcaacaatatatatgagtttattatacttatatattattaaatatataatatatttacaaaaatattaataaaactaaaataattttttttatgttttactacattttatttaaaattttgaatagttaatatttgaatattatatattatattttaagtttatactatttagatgttattttatttttgtataatttcatttaatcaagataattttatttttattttattattatcaatGAGTATGAGTAAGTATGATTATTCTTCATTATTTGTTGGTTAATACTTTAACCATCGAAATAGGACGAGTATGGTTATATAATTAACCTATGGGGATGATAATTGAAAAACCGTGCCCAATTCGCACAATTGCCATTCCTATTGTTTGCTGATACATTTCCACCATTTAAATGAACTTGAAATTGTATAACCATTCATGCATGACACCTGCAGCAAGGcaacatcattaaaaaaaaatgttatatattCTTTGACAAAAGGTCATAGTTAATTTTATTCTTTCTACTCTGTTATTCATGATTTAATACGTACAATCTCTAAGAAGTGTATTTCCTTTTTTCCTTTTCCGAAGAAAGTCCCATATGAAATGATATCAAGCATGTTTTGTTAGAAACAAGTGATGTTCCTTGTTGCTCTGCTTcctaatattaattaaataaacaaattccgtagagaatttttttttaaattcagttTTATAAAAGTTGAGTTGGCGTAAGGAAACTTCAACAATGAAATAAgcaaaatcattaaaaaaaattaagttctTAAATTCATTTATGTACTTTTTACCGGAAAAAATgggaaaatatattacaaaagtCCTCAATTGTTAGGACCCCAACAACTCAAGTACGACAGTTCTAAGAGATTCCTAGATTGCTTCAATTTCTCATCTTTGGAGATGTTAGAAAACTGAGCTGGTATTTTCTTGGCCTGAGAATAAGATCTGAGATTGGACTTTGTGTGCTGCTGAATTGACCTCAGAACAGAATTCCATCTACAAACGCCTTGGTCCTTCAAAGCTTCCACTACTCCAATACTTGTTGCCCAAGCTTTGCTTTTTGAACTCATATTTGCTCTTGAATTTTAGATTGATCAAATTGGATGTGGGAAAGTTGTGTTGTGAGTTTACAAAAGAGAGATAAGTATTTGGGTTCTTGTGATTGTGTTGAGTTGAGTTTAGAAAGTTTATGTAGTTGTATTGAGGAGCAGTATGTGACGGAATTCGGTTTGAAGAAAGAGATAAAAGTAAAGCAGCAAAACTAGAGACTACACCTCCAGTTTGGGTGAAACCTATTGTTTTTGGTGTAAAAACCATTTGCTTAAATCATTACTACTCGAAACGTGTCGATACAAGTAACAAGTGAGTGAGTGTACCAGCAAAAGAGGAGGGGGccaaattatatatatagttttttttttccagaaaATTATATAGTTGATTCCCGAAACctggtttatttatttatttaaaattatgccaaataatccttaaatatatattttttattttttttaaatgtatgccaatttttaaatatagctagtgtctctcattagttggaaacaacattatttatggcaaaaaaaaaaaaaaattcaaagttaatgtagaaaaaaaatatttacctattgATGACttcttcttaaaaaaaatatttttttaaatggtcactatattgtcacatcatcataattattaatacccatctatgggtagtaaccattaagaagtcttccatatatatatatataaagttaatTTGCAGCATAACCTAATTTTTTACATTTTATTACTCAAACTacccatttttatttttggtggAAAACTTCCCAAACCACTATTCTATTGGGAAATTGACAATATCTTTGTTTTATTCTGTTATCTGCCAACATGGATGCACGTGACCATCTCTTAGTCGTCCAAGTCATAatttgcaaataaattaaattaaatatttattaaaaaaactaaaattatttagattattttaaaaatagaaatattttaaaaatattattaatttccCATTCTCTCTATTGACTAACTTTTCGCCaacaactaattaaaataaaGCTCAAAGAAATAGAGAAAGAGACACATGAATTTATGTGattcaggttattaattaaccctagtctacgagtcacttgtattaggagTTTCAAGCAGCGTTTTGACAATGCTATGTATACAAAAGGTCTAAGATCGTTTACAATGTGTGCCCTAGCCTTATTTATAGATGACTGGGGgtaatttgtaacgccccaactccagggactgttacagtgcacattgcaaacaatgctaaactcgctaatcgagtcatttggccataaacgtgtaactaagtatgattagcggtttagggattaaaaattttggttaaaatataacgtttcactagaacgtttacggtatacattgggatcccaaaagtataatttcagagtctattacgaaagaatatttacaataggccgttctaagcggcaaaacagggtttaaccctagttcctctttcaaacctcgcccaagtattggtcgagcagctgcatatgtacacgtcatcacctaagctctccaactcaaggatggtccagcttccttttgcctttacctgcaccacaaagcacccgtgagccgaagcccagtaagaaaactcatatgctcatgaacagacatatcatgatatcaaatcatatctggcatgcctagcaaatacagctttattcaagcatgcaaatgaattcaaacaatgctagggtatccaggataagaaatcctgccctcctgattggatgactatcaagtcaatcctaatcagatgagtgtctcaacacttgaggttctggtaaaccatgctgagtgaccaacaagcaagtcactacggggctcagcacccaaagccatgcatatgatgatcaaaatgatcatacagagctcacagctctaatcaaatgagtgagtatcacttgaggttctggtaaaccatactgagtgactgccaaacaagtcactagggcctcggtgcccatagccgtgtaacgacaccgttacctgggctttcctgcaatggctcttatcagatgagtgacggacaagcacgtcactgtggggccggtgcccatagccatgtgacctaacagtcacggggctcgctggccctggctctaaatggctagcccttagctagacaagcgctttttagtattcatcgaacttgaggtcagtccggcattaatgctctttgagttaTTCAAtgtagaaagtcgattagatctaatctttgttggcttgcgtggaacacgctaaggctgtcctgactagtgagtcagcacaatgtgaccagtgcccagtaccattgccgaacctgactagtgagtcacagcttcacagttgatactgacacctttgccaattctgactagttagtcagagccatgcacaagtaagcaatgctatcaatatgtatcacatgtcatttatccaagagtagaacattcagcatgcttacctaacagttgcgagcataataatgatcatgcacaaccacagagactcaagctctgaccaatcccatattcatcattcatggcatgccctaatcacatgtttctcgtgcatcacatgcatcacacttaaccatccagcatgcctcaataataattatatgcaaatgggcaaaatcgccaagcattcattatgctatcaatgtttacatttagacatccaacatgcatcaaacataaccatgcatgtcacatatggggtgcagttttcttaccttcggtccaagcacatgttaccaacaaatgagccacaatcccgattccaagcctctagtgataacctagtcacaaccacaaatggtgacctaatgagttcaagttctaaaaccaatccttgaactaaaacttagccccccaagacatcaa
The Humulus lupulus chromosome 6, drHumLupu1.1, whole genome shotgun sequence DNA segment above includes these coding regions:
- the LOC133784245 gene encoding uncharacterized protein LOC133784245, which gives rise to MSSKSKAWATSIGVVEALKDQGVCRWNSVLRSIQQHTKSNLRSYSQAKKIPAQFSNISKDEKLKQSRNLLELSYLSCWGPNN